The following are encoded together in the Spiroplasma apis B31 genome:
- a CDS encoding Fic family protein — protein sequence MIVNKFNYIATNDADIKLFNDLLQKTLNSSYFNNKLIHLDQNVIKVLTKYKSGKQSLTIYSLLFIRYDFICSKLYNECNALLEAVMKKLPMLKTSIGYELNVEDKPSGLQESCINSFIYYKWFQNQEGNWISKASDLLIRFCKGHFLINGNKRSAVLLTTSFLHKYCIYLYNSFESNEFIKKWEKLVSEIVDNCEYIYVKKNGKINLEKNSSKVFSEDELFLYVYKYLYDQAYLRLF from the coding sequence ATGATCGTAAATAAATTTAACTATATCGCTACTAATGATGCGGATATCAAATTATTTAATGATTTATTACAGAAAACATTAAACTCGAGTTATTTTAATAATAAATTAATTCATTTAGATCAAAATGTTATCAAAGTTCTCACTAAATATAAATCTGGGAAGCAATCATTGACTATATACTCTCTTTTATTTATCAGATATGATTTTATATGTAGTAAGTTGTACAACGAATGTAATGCTTTACTTGAAGCAGTTATGAAAAAATTGCCAATGTTAAAAACAAGCATAGGGTATGAATTAAATGTTGAGGATAAACCATCAGGATTGCAAGAATCTTGCATTAACTCATTTATTTATTATAAATGGTTTCAAAATCAAGAAGGTAATTGAATTAGCAAAGCTAGCGACTTATTAATTAGATTTTGTAAAGGCCATTTTCTAATTAATGGTAACAAACGAAGCGCAGTCTTATTAACGACATCTTTTCTACATAAATATTGTATTTACTTATATAACTCTTTCGAAAGTAATGAATTTATTAAAAAATGAGAGAAATTAGTGTCAGAAATTGTAGACAATTGCGAATATATTTATGTAAAGAAAAATGGTAAAATTAATTTAGAAAAGAACTCAAGTAAAGTATTTTCTGAAGATGAATTATTTTTATATGTATACAAATATTTATATGATCAAGCGTATTTGAGATTATTTTAA
- the coaBC gene encoding bifunctional phosphopantothenoylcysteine decarboxylase/phosphopantothenate--cysteine ligase CoaBC codes for MKRLNLIVTGGIAASKSKELYHLLAKKYDVKLILSTNAGKFVDFESYETHDKIFTESFYDPHHYGKHIKMSHESDLNIVYPASFNFIGKIANGIADDLPSLVFAASKSKTILFPSMNSNMYLSPILEKNKKTLLTHTNIRWIEPTYGKLASGHEGIGRSLEPIEAIKIIDEELTDYLNINNKKFMLNFGRTRSYIDKIRYITNTSSGKMGLALRNALLNYSQSVISVFGDTDFNLQQNEKNIYCNTNEEMLEVMKKNFFDSDVVICCAALNDFEVLEYVDKKIEKRNLKNNSLKLDLKYSIDVLKELGSIKRNQFLVGFSLSNEFDFQKAKEKLVEKNLDMLVVNLLDSVGNDKTSLKIMFNDNTNIIHLDNLPKHSVAFEIIKAINEKLAVHN; via the coding sequence ATGAAACGTTTGAATTTGATTGTTACAGGTGGAATAGCGGCTAGTAAGTCAAAAGAATTATATCATTTACTAGCTAAAAAATATGATGTGAAATTGATACTTAGCACAAATGCTGGAAAGTTTGTTGATTTTGAGTCGTATGAAACACATGACAAAATTTTTACTGAAAGTTTTTATGACCCACATCATTATGGTAAACATATTAAAATGTCTCATGAGTCTGATTTGAATATAGTTTATCCAGCTAGTTTTAACTTTATTGGTAAAATAGCTAACGGTATTGCTGATGACCTACCATCTCTAGTTTTTGCTGCTTCTAAGTCAAAAACTATTCTCTTTCCAAGTATGAATTCCAACATGTATTTGAGTCCTATATTAGAAAAAAACAAAAAGACTCTTTTAACCCATACAAATATAAGATGAATTGAACCAACATATGGTAAACTGGCAAGTGGACATGAAGGTATCGGAAGATCATTAGAACCAATTGAAGCAATCAAAATAATAGATGAAGAATTAACTGATTATCTTAATATCAATAATAAAAAATTTATGTTGAATTTTGGAAGAACAAGAAGTTACATAGATAAGATTAGGTATATAACAAATACTAGTAGCGGTAAAATGGGATTAGCACTTAGAAATGCCCTTCTTAATTATTCTCAAAGTGTAATCAGTGTCTTTGGTGATACAGATTTTAATCTTCAACAGAATGAAAAAAACATTTATTGTAACACCAATGAAGAGATGTTGGAAGTAATGAAAAAAAACTTTTTCGATAGTGATGTCGTTATTTGTTGTGCTGCACTTAACGATTTTGAAGTGTTAGAGTATGTAGATAAAAAAATTGAAAAAAGAAATTTAAAAAATAACTCATTGAAATTAGATTTAAAATACTCAATAGATGTATTGAAAGAATTAGGCAGTATAAAAAGAAACCAGTTTTTAGTAGGATTTAGTTTATCAAATGAATTTGATTTTCAAAAAGCTAAAGAAAAACTAGTCGAAAAAAATTTAGATATGCTTGTTGTTAATTTATTAGACTCTGTTGGAAATGATAAAACGAGTTTAAAAATTATGTTTAATGATAATACAAATATTATTCACCTAGATAACTTACCAAAACATTCAGTGGCATTTGAAATAATTAAAGCTATCAATGAAAAATTAGCGGTGCATAATTAA
- the rpsU gene encoding 30S ribosomal protein S21: protein MASVVVREGEPIEKALKRFQKVAASSKAEARKREYHLSKKEKRIYKQKQNRKFG from the coding sequence ATGGCAAGTGTAGTAGTACGCGAAGGTGAACCAATCGAAAAAGCACTTAAACGTTTTCAAAAAGTAGCTGCCTCTTCTAAAGCAGAAGCGAGAAAAAGAGAGTATCACTTAAGCAAAAAAGAAAAACGTATTTACAAACAAAAACAAAACAGAAAATTTGGTTAA
- a CDS encoding helix-hairpin-helix domain-containing protein, which yields MYFLKGEVIEHNNKDLLIEVNGIGYKGILIASKDESVCKTDCDLFYILHYRNDFTDKILFFYNSKTRDLVEILLEIKNVGLKTIENIFDNVKLDDFLTYIKSGDISRLTDLSGISEVNAKNIMYKLREKYFKQKYSQKQMNVINSLHRLGYKISDVYQVVNKVNFSQKEDIILKESLILLGKNINEWV from the coding sequence ATGTATTTTTTAAAAGGGGAAGTTATTGAACATAACAATAAGGATTTGTTGATTGAGGTTAATGGAATCGGTTATAAAGGTATATTAATAGCATCAAAAGACGAAAGTGTTTGTAAAACAGATTGTGATTTATTTTATATATTACATTATCGAAATGATTTTACAGATAAAATATTATTTTTTTATAATTCTAAAACACGTGATTTAGTTGAAATATTACTAGAAATAAAAAATGTTGGTTTAAAAACTATTGAAAATATCTTTGATAATGTCAAACTAGATGATTTTTTAACTTATATAAAGTCAGGAGACATTTCTAGATTAACAGATCTTAGCGGAATAAGTGAAGTAAATGCTAAAAACATCATGTACAAATTGCGCGAGAAGTATTTCAAACAAAAATATTCACAAAAACAAATGAATGTTATCAATTCTTTACATAGACTTGGTTATAAAATTTCTGATGTTTATCAAGTTGTAAATAAGGTAAATTTTAGTCAAAAAGAAGACATCATATTGAAAGAATCTCTTATTTTGTTGGGGAAAAATATAAATGAATGAGTTTAG
- a CDS encoding Gfo/Idh/MocA family protein — MIKIGTIGTGKIVEEFIKAALKNPNLEIACCYSRKKDKAQSIIRKYKLYARAVDSFNVMIDEVDAVYIATPNGLHFEQAKYFIQLQKHVLLEKPLTLEYNQALELSKLAIMNNVILMEAYKTIHLPQFAILFEYSNNINPFLATFNLKQYSSRMENVKKGIYDSVFDEKLGKGSTYDMLIYPVELAISLFGPVKEVKAMGLKLPNGSGLNDCVLLRHENEVIVNIVCSKASAGTIKNEISSDMATIIFDDCISLKNISVLSHQNMNKNTVYEENAPLEVNLFDYELAVFSKMILNNDYKLRDYLLNISCEAIKVLNVIERNQDERGVI; from the coding sequence ATGATAAAAATTGGAACTATTGGGACAGGAAAAATTGTCGAAGAGTTTATCAAGGCTGCTTTAAAAAATCCAAATCTTGAAATTGCTTGCTGTTACTCAAGAAAAAAAGACAAAGCACAAAGTATCATTAGAAAATACAAATTATATGCAAGGGCAGTCGATTCATTTAATGTAATGATTGATGAGGTTGATGCTGTTTATATTGCAACACCTAATGGTTTACATTTTGAACAGGCTAAATATTTCATACAATTACAAAAACATGTCTTATTAGAAAAACCCTTAACATTAGAATATAATCAAGCACTCGAGTTATCAAAATTAGCAATAATGAACAATGTCATTTTAATGGAGGCATATAAAACAATTCATTTACCTCAATTCGCAATCTTATTCGAATACTCAAATAATATAAATCCTTTTTTAGCAACATTTAATTTAAAACAATACTCATCAAGAATGGAAAATGTAAAAAAAGGAATATACGATTCTGTATTTGATGAGAAATTAGGTAAAGGTTCAACTTATGATATGCTTATTTATCCTGTTGAATTAGCAATATCGCTTTTTGGTCCTGTAAAAGAAGTGAAAGCAATGGGTTTGAAATTACCTAATGGTAGTGGCTTAAACGATTGTGTATTACTAAGACACGAAAATGAAGTAATTGTAAATATAGTTTGTAGTAAAGCTAGTGCAGGAACAATAAAAAATGAAATATCTTCTGATATGGCTACGATTATATTTGATGATTGTATAAGTTTAAAAAATATTTCTGTTCTTTCTCATCAAAATATGAACAAAAATACTGTTTATGAAGAAAATGCTCCGCTAGAAGTAAACTTATTTGATTACGAATTAGCAGTTTTTTCAAAAATGATATTAAATAACGATTACAAATTAAGAGACTATTTATTGAATATTTCTTGTGAGGCAATTAAAGTGCTTAATGTCATCGAAAGAAACCAAGACGAAAGAGGTGTTATATAA
- the ruvB gene encoding Holliday junction branch migration DNA helicase RuvB — protein MNEFRPESFSEYIGQKNIIENLKVCLESARIRGKCVDHIFLSGGSGVGKTSLAYLISKILKQKIYILNGPSLQKASDIISPLTALKNNEIIFIDEVHSASKEVFEILYPALEDRKLSIIIGKEYNSKIVNIKLPEFTLICATTEINKIIQPFVNRFPINFTFDNYTNEDISQIIKINVQKMNFNIDDEIANFISGFCKLNPRVAINLLKRINDYVVIEKPLSINIEFIKDTFKKMNLFKYGLTSLEIDYLIILWKNGCLGIESIQQIINMSQQLIITLIEPNLLKNNLIIKTARGRKLTSKGVSFLENFLNMNQ, from the coding sequence ATGAATGAGTTTAGACCTGAGTCTTTTTCCGAATATATTGGTCAAAAAAATATTATTGAAAATTTAAAAGTGTGCCTTGAGTCTGCGCGAATTCGAGGTAAATGTGTAGATCATATTTTTTTGAGTGGTGGCAGTGGAGTTGGTAAAACTAGTTTAGCTTATTTGATTTCTAAAATATTAAAACAAAAGATTTATATATTAAATGGTCCTAGTTTACAAAAAGCTAGCGATATAATTTCACCGTTAACAGCGCTAAAAAATAATGAAATTATATTTATTGATGAAGTGCATTCTGCATCAAAAGAGGTTTTTGAGATTTTATATCCTGCTCTTGAAGACCGAAAATTGAGCATCATAATAGGTAAAGAATATAACTCTAAAATAGTTAATATCAAGCTACCAGAATTTACTTTGATTTGTGCCACAACTGAGATAAACAAAATAATACAACCATTTGTAAATAGATTTCCTATCAACTTTACATTCGACAATTATACAAATGAGGATATTTCTCAAATAATTAAAATAAATGTTCAAAAAATGAATTTTAACATAGATGATGAGATTGCAAATTTTATATCTGGTTTCTGTAAGTTAAATCCAAGGGTAGCTATCAACTTATTAAAGCGGATAAATGACTATGTTGTAATAGAAAAACCTTTAAGTATTAATATTGAGTTTATAAAAGATACTTTCAAAAAAATGAATTTATTTAAGTATGGCTTAACATCTTTAGAAATAGATTATTTAATCATATTATGGAAAAACGGTTGTTTAGGGATTGAGAGTATTCAACAAATTATAAATATGTCGCAACAACTTATTATAACTTTAATAGAACCAAATCTTTTAAAAAATAACTTAATAATAAAAACAGCAAGAGGAAGGAAGTTAACAAGCAAGGGAGTAAGTTTTTTAGAAAAC
- the scm1 gene encoding motility-associated protein Scm1: MKHKTLIIITSSFAITFLTFLIISLVLNNKVNISNEIDNIMKFLGDEGKEYFTRVKNNLKNPIDLAYFVFGLEGLPTMIKVHSSLLVFIAVMWSFLLPMLGIILGFLLSISVFLTIIEKIKRQYKYDAIKTVGKYGMYVSFGIFIFIAIVGLITISLLEGQLNQLENVNKIWNSLDKNYFSSNLKNSFTYLTIIRYHFQNGLSSLLGNGINEINNTYNGNVSLNLLQASLVFIVILLPISLSSLIIFSTMWAATFISTRNNGMSKFTGWLGNVRIDSKREFKSMILKNAWFWFLIITYILTMILPGLVHPYKSPTQITIAVLSIVIMPFALTPILVGWIMAINIKRFNYNKLMFNQLIILWTVTTIIQLTIWTLFREEIAAPTWLMTSWPLVLISFSTASVFGFIKWKS, from the coding sequence TTTCTTATCATTTCTTTAGTTTTAAATAATAAAGTGAACATTTCTAATGAAATCGATAATATAATGAAGTTTTTAGGTGACGAAGGCAAAGAATATTTCACACGTGTAAAAAACAATCTTAAAAACCCAATAGATTTAGCGTATTTTGTTTTTGGATTGGAAGGGCTTCCAACAATGATCAAAGTTCATTCATCATTACTAGTATTTATTGCTGTTATGTGGTCTTTTTTACTACCAATGCTAGGTATTATTTTAGGATTTTTACTATCAATTTCAGTATTTCTAACAATAATAGAAAAAATAAAAAGACAATACAAATATGATGCAATCAAAACTGTTGGTAAATATGGTATGTATGTATCTTTTGGAATCTTTATATTTATAGCTATTGTTGGTTTGATAACCATTTCTTTGTTGGAAGGACAATTAAACCAATTAGAAAATGTTAATAAGATTTGAAACAGTCTAGATAAAAATTATTTTTCATCTAACTTAAAGAATAGTTTTACTTACTTAACAATAATAAGATATCATTTCCAAAATGGACTAAGTAGTTTGCTAGGTAATGGTATTAACGAAATTAATAATACTTATAATGGTAATGTTTCTTTAAATCTTTTACAAGCATCTCTTGTATTTATCGTAATCTTATTACCAATATCTCTATCTTCTTTGATAATATTTTCAACTATGTGAGCAGCAACATTTATTTCAACAAGAAATAATGGTATGTCAAAATTCACAGGATGACTTGGAAATGTTAGAATAGATTCTAAAAGAGAATTTAAAAGTATGATATTAAAAAATGCTTGATTTTGATTTTTGATTATAACTTACATATTAACAATGATTTTACCAGGGTTAGTACACCCATATAAAAGTCCAACACAAATAACTATTGCAGTTTTAAGTATTGTAATTATGCCTTTCGCATTAACTCCTATTTTAGTAGGGTGGATTATGGCAATAAATATAAAACGTTTTAATTATAATAAATTGATGTTTAACCAATTGATAATATTATGAACTGTAACAACAATTATACAATTAACTATTTGAACTTTATTTAGAGAAGAGATTGCAGCGCCGACATGGTTAATGACATCTTGACCATTAGTATTAATATCATTCTCAACCGCATCTGTTTTTGGGTTCATTAAATGAAAATCTTAA
- the deoC gene encoding deoxyribose-phosphate aldolase, with the protein MKINNYIDHTLLKQTATNKEIKELCLEAIKYDFATVCVNPTQIELAKQTLKGSNVGITTVIGFPLGATLTSVKAFETKEALNRGANEIDMVVNIGAVKDGNWDLVLEDIKEVKKQAPNNIVKVILETCLLTYEEIIKVCELALESGVEYVKTSTGFSTQGATFEVVKLMLSVVKGRAKVKAAGGVKTYEDAKKMIDLGVSRIGTSSGVKIIEGISIENNSY; encoded by the coding sequence ATGAAAATAAATAATTACATAGATCATACTTTACTAAAACAAACAGCCACTAACAAAGAAATCAAGGAGTTATGTTTAGAGGCTATCAAATATGATTTTGCTACTGTATGTGTCAATCCTACTCAAATCGAACTTGCAAAACAAACCTTAAAAGGAAGTAATGTTGGCATTACAACAGTTATAGGCTTTCCTTTAGGTGCGACCTTAACATCTGTTAAGGCTTTTGAAACAAAAGAAGCATTAAATAGAGGGGCTAATGAAATAGATATGGTAGTTAATATTGGTGCTGTAAAAGATGGAAATTGAGATCTTGTATTAGAGGATATCAAAGAAGTTAAAAAACAAGCTCCAAATAATATTGTTAAAGTAATTTTGGAAACTTGTTTATTAACTTATGAGGAAATTATAAAAGTTTGTGAGTTAGCATTGGAATCAGGTGTTGAATATGTCAAAACATCAACTGGGTTTTCAACACAAGGGGCAACATTTGAAGTTGTTAAACTAATGCTTTCAGTTGTAAAAGGAAGAGCAAAAGTAAAAGCAGCTGGTGGTGTGAAGACTTATGAAGATGCTAAAAAAATGATAGATTTAGGGGTATCTAGAATAGGGACAAGTTCTGGGGTAAAAATAATAGAAGGAATTTCTATAGAAAATAACAGCTATTAA
- a CDS encoding PTS transporter subunit EIIC, whose translation MKITALRKKELDISYYTKASFRSFVGKLGASFSFVIILMPIFGLIITFGNIFRIYLPGGSDNVLSKLFTSVGQILFLNIGVWFALAISIGFSKNKGAAVYVTLLSYIIFIVIINSFLKINDNNKNTFSILFWKALNQKIYLTDLFGYKTFNTGVIGGIMIGSLNVIFFNFTKNVSLPKSLSFFEKEKFALLIMPLYSFVFSLIFIMIWPILGFLLSWLGSQVAKSPNGLDSFVFRTIQRMLIPFGSSLLWQAPMWYTQIGGDLSQYQSQLLAEYLSRTNGISREIYDQIYNLGSLDIDSIFDILKTNNIEYLLNNIEEWIYQTSSVEKLWEISGDQRISIAILNSKYVSIDDCWNIGFRVTRFLTGGFVNSMFVLPTLALFLFLKNSNRKEYGYYISTALTSFLLGITEPVEYMFCFIMPGYFFLVYAPLTGFMGMTTSLLQVKVGTTFSTGLFDFVMNGVIPTINGQKTGIYWIPLVGIIYSLIGYFSFYLWFKFFDINIEKTKKISSWEIKKQCLELIEYFEGSKNIMSIEINNDILKLKLRSLSNLKGYHKWFKNFRIENGFLYFEINEERKKLMKTFVESFQVTNKLIMHR comes from the coding sequence ATGAAAATAACTGCTTTAAGAAAAAAAGAATTAGATATATCCTATTATACAAAAGCAAGCTTTAGAAGTTTTGTAGGGAAGTTGGGTGCCAGTTTTTCTTTTGTAATTATTCTAATGCCAATATTTGGTTTAATAATTACATTTGGAAATATTTTTAGAATATATTTACCTGGTGGTAGCGATAATGTTTTGTCTAAACTTTTTACAAGTGTTGGACAAATACTTTTTTTAAATATTGGTGTTTGGTTTGCATTAGCAATCAGTATAGGTTTTTCTAAGAATAAAGGTGCGGCTGTTTATGTTACCTTATTGAGTTATATTATTTTTATTGTTATCATTAACTCATTTTTAAAGATTAATGATAACAACAAAAATACTTTTAGTATATTATTTTGAAAAGCCCTTAATCAAAAAATATATTTAACTGATTTGTTCGGCTATAAAACATTCAATACTGGAGTTATTGGAGGAATAATGATCGGTTCATTAAATGTTATTTTTTTTAACTTTACAAAAAATGTTAGCTTACCAAAAAGTTTAAGTTTTTTTGAAAAAGAAAAATTTGCATTGTTAATTATGCCGCTTTACTCTTTTGTATTTTCTTTAATTTTTATTATGATATGACCGATTTTAGGATTTTTACTAAGTTGACTTGGGTCACAAGTTGCAAAATCACCAAATGGTTTAGATTCATTTGTATTTAGAACTATACAAAGAATGCTGATACCATTCGGATCTAGTTTATTGTGGCAAGCTCCAATGTGGTATACGCAAATAGGGGGAGACCTTTCACAATATCAAAGTCAATTATTAGCAGAGTATTTATCTAGAACTAATGGTATATCAAGAGAAATTTATGATCAGATTTATAATTTAGGATCTTTGGATATAGACTCAATATTTGATATTTTAAAAACCAATAACATTGAATACTTACTAAATAATATTGAAGAATGAATATATCAAACAAGTTCCGTAGAAAAACTTTGGGAAATAAGTGGTGATCAAAGAATATCTATTGCCATATTAAATAGTAAATATGTTTCTATTGATGATTGTTGAAATATAGGTTTTAGAGTTACTCGTTTCCTAACTGGTGGATTTGTAAATTCTATGTTTGTCTTACCAACTCTTGCGCTGTTTCTATTTTTAAAAAACTCTAATAGAAAAGAATATGGTTATTATATCTCAACAGCATTAACTTCTTTCTTGTTAGGAATCACTGAACCAGTAGAATATATGTTTTGTTTTATAATGCCTGGTTATTTTTTTCTTGTTTATGCACCGTTAACAGGGTTTATGGGAATGACAACATCATTGTTACAAGTAAAAGTCGGTACAACTTTTTCAACTGGACTTTTTGATTTTGTAATGAATGGAGTTATACCAACAATAAATGGTCAGAAGACTGGTATATATTGAATTCCTTTGGTAGGGATCATTTATTCGCTAATAGGTTATTTCTCATTTTACTTATGGTTTAAATTCTTTGACATCAATATTGAGAAGACAAAAAAAATATCTTCATGAGAAATAAAAAAACAATGTTTAGAACTTATTGAATATTTTGAAGGTTCAAAAAACATTATGAGTATAGAAATTAATAATGATATTTTGAAACTAAAGTTGAGAAGCTTGTCTAATTTGAAAGGTTATCATAAATGATTTAAGAATTTTAGAATTGAAAACGGATTTCTTTATTTCGAAATAAATGAAGAGAGAAAAAAATTAATGAAAACTTTTGTAGAAAGTTTTCAAGTAACAAACAAATTAATTATGCACCGCTAA
- the nagA gene encoding N-acetylglucosamine-6-phosphate deacetylase, with protein sequence MILKNAQIVLENGIIENGWIEIENKKIKSINKGECLKDGIDLDNNFILPGFIDCHVHGGYGVDFESGDIESYHKFANIVKREGITSFIQASVTNSKDNNLKYLKAFSEFMKNQRSKNSKNLGCHLEGPFISPSKKGAHELALLETPNINTLNEFIEASDNNIKIVTYAPDLQDGSFTKYLLENNILPSAGHTNLMLKDFIKDYNLGVKHVTHLFNGMSGVSQHEPGLATAGLYFDDILCEVISDGIHIKPETLRLIYKVKGPDQICIITDAMSAKGLSDGNYKLGNLDVIKEGMKVYLKEGGALAGAGATYDHNVRVMMKEIPGLTLNNLIKMTSINIAKQLNIYGQVGSIEVGKLADLVVLDNNYDVIKTIIEGELAYEK encoded by the coding sequence ATGATTTTAAAAAATGCACAAATTGTTCTAGAAAATGGAATTATCGAAAACGGTTGAATAGAAATCGAAAATAAGAAAATCAAGTCTATTAACAAGGGAGAATGTTTAAAAGATGGAATTGATTTAGACAACAATTTTATACTTCCTGGTTTTATAGATTGTCACGTACACGGTGGTTATGGTGTTGACTTTGAATCTGGAGATATAGAATCATATCATAAATTTGCAAATATTGTAAAACGCGAAGGAATAACAAGCTTTATTCAAGCAAGTGTTACAAATTCAAAAGACAACAATTTGAAGTATTTGAAAGCTTTTAGTGAGTTTATGAAAAATCAAAGATCAAAAAACTCTAAAAACTTAGGTTGCCATTTAGAAGGTCCTTTTATTTCGCCTTCAAAAAAAGGTGCTCATGAATTAGCATTATTAGAAACTCCAAATATCAATACTCTAAATGAGTTTATAGAAGCATCAGATAATAATATTAAAATTGTTACCTATGCTCCTGACTTACAAGATGGTAGTTTTACAAAGTATTTATTAGAAAACAATATTTTACCCTCTGCAGGACATACAAATTTGATGTTGAAGGATTTTATAAAAGATTATAATCTTGGTGTCAAACATGTCACTCATTTATTTAATGGTATGAGTGGTGTTTCACAACATGAACCAGGTTTAGCAACTGCAGGATTATATTTTGATGACATTTTGTGTGAAGTCATATCAGATGGAATTCATATAAAACCAGAAACTCTACGACTTATATATAAAGTTAAAGGACCCGATCAAATTTGTATTATAACTGATGCGATGAGTGCAAAAGGCTTAAGTGATGGTAATTACAAATTAGGAAACTTAGATGTCATTAAGGAAGGCATGAAAGTTTATCTAAAAGAGGGGGGTGCGCTTGCTGGAGCAGGGGCAACATATGATCATAATGTACGTGTAATGATGAAAGAAATACCTGGATTAACATTAAATAACTTGATAAAAATGACTTCTATCAATATTGCCAAACAACTTAATATCTACGGGCAAGTAGGTAGCATTGAAGTAGGTAAGTTGGCAGATTTGGTTGTTTTAGACAATAATTATGATGTCATTAAAACTATTATCGAAGGTGAATTAGCTTATGAAAAATAA